In Zunongwangia sp. HGR-M22, the sequence GGGTTATGAGCCCGACGAGCTACCTACTGCTCTATCCCGCGATATATATTTTAATATCTCTATTTCAGTAAGTCTTGACAGCTATTGTTTCGCTATCGGGATGCAAATATACGACTCTTTTTTACTTCTCCAAAACTTTTTTAAAAAATTATTCAGCTATCCAATTTAGAGCTTGCAGGCGTTCGTCATTATCAAAGGCTCTTATATCCAAATCCACTAAATTATCCTTAAAATCTGCAAAGCTTCTAAACCACTGTATATCTGTAACCAAAGCCACCTTATTAAAATCATCGGCGTGCTTACATTTAAATAGCATATCTTTCCAAAAAGCTGCTAAAGAAATTTTATTTCCATCTTTAATTTCCAGAAAAAATCTAATTTTTTATTGCCTTTTATTCGCTCTTCAATTTCTTTTAGAATTTCTTCCATAACCTGAGTTGAAACGTACTGATCTAGAATAATCCCTACAACATTTTCAGATAGCTCAAAAATTGTTTTATCGCCCATTTTACTAATAAAATACTGTTATTATTGCTCTATACTTCGAGCTTCAAATTCGGTAATTTCTCCATTCTGAAAAGCTACATCAAATTCTATTGGGTTGCAACAATTTTCACAATCTTCAATATATGTTTGCCTGGAAACCGAAGGATCTAAAAGTACAGAAATTTCTTCCCAACAATAGGGACATTGAAAAAAATGCTCGTACATATCAAAAATCAATATTCAATAGCTGGCCGGTAAGTTGCAATAATTCCAATTCAGCCAACTTTGCATCATATTTGGCTAAGTTAAGACTCGTTTTAGCATCAAGCAAATTAATTTGGGCCTGCCTAAACTCTATAGAAGAGATCTGTCCTAATCGATATTGCTCTTCAGATCGGCTAAAATTATCTTCGTTTGTCAAAACATTTTCTTCCTGTACACGAAAGATATAAAGTTTATTCTCATAGTTTCCTAAAGCATTTGCAATATCCCGCTCTACCTCTAATTCTATTTGCTTTTTCTGAAGTTGTTGATTCTCTTTATTAATTTTAGCATTTTGAATGGCTACACTGGTTAGACCACCATCAAATAAATCCCACGATAAACTTAATCCTGCAGATAAGCCGTCGGTAGTTGTTTTGGATCCCGGAAAAAAGGCGGTAGCTGCACTTATATTTCTATTCCATCCATAAGAACCAGTAAGACCTACCGTAGGCAAATAACCCGATTTACTTACCTTAATATCATAATCACTAAGGATAATATTACTTTTTGCCTTAAGAAGACTTACATTATTATAAGTAGATTGCTCTAGAAAGGAATCTATTCGTAGCTCGGTAATAAAACTTACAGAAGTATCTACTTCAAAAGCTCTATTATTGACATCTCTATTGAGAATAACATTTAAATCGCGTTTGGTATTGCGTAGTTGCTGTCGCGTTTCGATAAGATTAATACTATCGGTATTCACATCTACCCGAGCATTTAGGACTACTAAATTATTAGATTGCCCGTATTCAAATTGATACTGTGCACGCTTTACTCGATCCTGAGAAATTTTTAAAGTTTCTTTTAAAACCCCCATATTCTCACTTAATCTCGCTATTTCATAATATACCGTTAGCAATTGAAGTATGGTATTCTCGATAGTTTCTCTCGCTTCTAATTGCGAAAGATTATATTGCTCTTTTAAACTTTTATAATTATAAAATCGTCCCAATCCATCAAAAAGCG encodes:
- a CDS encoding STAS/SEC14 domain-containing protein, whose translation is MRFFLEIKDGNKISLAAFWKDMLFKCKHADDFNKVALVTDIQWFRSFADFKDNLVDLDIRAFDNDERLQALNWIAE
- a CDS encoding CPXCG motif-containing cysteine-rich protein, producing MYEHFFQCPYCWEEISVLLDPSVSRQTYIEDCENCCNPIEFDVAFQNGEITEFEARSIEQ
- a CDS encoding TolC family protein, with the protein product MNIKITYFTVIFFMFIGLATKAQDSLLTKNEVIARALDSNFGIKMANNNVEVAENNQSILNSGYLPSLRGAGGYNYDLNNRLTEPEEGDNVDQRGIEGESYSASINLDYTLFDGLGRFYNYKSLKEQYNLSQLEARETIENTILQLLTVYYEIARLSENMGVLKETLKISQDRVKRAQYQFEYGQSNNLVVLNARVDVNTDSINLIETRQQLRNTKRDLNVILNRDVNNRAFEVDTSVSFITELRIDSFLEQSTYNNVSLLKAKSNIILSDYDIKVSKSGYLPTVGLTGSYGWNRNISAATAFFPGSKTTTDGLSAGLSLSWDLFDGGLTSVAIQNAKINKENQQLQKKQIELEVERDIANALGNYENKLYIFRVQEENVLTNEDNFSRSEEQYRLGQISSIEFRQAQINLLDAKTSLNLAKYDAKLAELELLQLTGQLLNIDF